The DNA segment CCCAACATCCTTGGCCGCTCCCAGGGCGAAAACCTCAGCAACGTAGGTCAGATCCAGCTCAGGTCCGTCAACTACGCAAGGGAACAGCAGTAGCCTGTGGCCCCCCTTTACTGCCACTTCTGCGGCGAGGAAAACGATCACCCCGGGAAGCACTGCACAAGGTGCAACGGCGTGCTCCCCAGCTTTTCCTCCGATGCCTCCGATGACGGACCGCCTCAACAGGACCCGGCCCTCGATTCCCTTCCGGAGCCTCCTGCACCCGCAGCCGAAGGCGCCGAGTTCCAGAAAGAAGCTGTCCTCAGGTCCCTTGAGAAGATTGCCGGCGATTTCTGCGATGGCACCCTCAGCGAAGAGGAATACCTGCAGAAGATTGAGGCCCTGGAAGAGCTTGTAGAGGGAGTGAAGAAGGATTTCATGGTATTTCTCTCCACGGTGAGAGAATTCTGCGAAAACCCGCCGGATAGCGCTGCAGACGCAATCTCCTGCTACCCCCGGGAGGCCGGGGAGAAGCTTCTGAGCATCTCCCATTTATTTGCCCGCTCTTTTTACGCGATGAAGAGCCTGGCCGGAGGGGCCCGCGATTATTACATGGAAGAAGCCCTCAACAACGCGTCGCTTGCCATGGACGAGGTTGAGCGCCTTGACGCGATCTCGGAAGAGACGGGCGATATGATGAAAAACCTCACGGCGGGAGAGTGAAGAATATAACTGCGCCACGCCCTGGCGAAAAGAGCGTACCGTCACCATGAAGGAAAAGCTAATTTTTCTCGAGTTTATCGCTGCGGGCTTCATCGTGCTGGGCCTTGGCCTGCTGCTCCTGAGGCGCTTCAAGCCTGAGGATGAAGGGTCGTTCCCATGCCTGGAGCGCAATGTCAGGGGGATCCTTTCCCTCAGGGGCCTCCTCTTTCTTTCAGGCTATCTGCTTGCCTTATACGGCGGGGCGTCTGTTCTCATCTGCACCCTCCTCATTTTTCTCTGAGGGCATCCTGGCAAGGAGCAGGAATGGATTTCGGGGCGGGCGCCGAACTATTCTTTGATGGACACCCTCAGAAAAGCATCAGAGCTCATCGGCCGCTCCAGGAGGATCTGCGCCTTCACCGGAGCCGGTGTCTCAACGGAGAGCGGGATCCCCGACTTCAGGTCCAGCGGGGGGGTCTTTGAATCCCTCCGGAAGCGCTATCCCTTTCCCCCCGAGGAGATCCTGAGCAGGGACTTCTTCTTGAAAAAGCCTGAGCTCTTTTTTGAGGTGTACAGGAAAACTCTTGTGTACCGTGGCGCAAAGCCGAACAGGTGCCATACCGCCCTGGCGGAGCTGGAGAATAGGGGGAAGCTCGCCGGCATTGTCACGCAGAATATCGATAATCTCCACCAGGAAGGGGGCTCACACGCGGTGATAGAGCTCCACGGCAACGCCAATGAGAATCAATGCACGGGCTGCGGGAAAAAATTCACCCTGGACTACATGGCGGACCATCCCGAAGTGATTCCCCGCTGCGACGGCTGCAGGGCGATTGTGAGGCCCCTCGTGGTGCTCTACGGCGAGTGCCTGGAGCATGAGAACCTGGTGAGCGCAAAAAGGCTCATAAGATCTTCGGATACTCTCCTGATCATCGGGACAAGCCTCGTGGTGTATCCCGCCGCAGCTCTCTTGAGTGAGTTCCATGGTGCTTCGATGATAATCATCAACAAGGCTGAAACGATTTGCGATGAGGCTGCCGACGTGGTGATAAGGGAGAGCGCCTCGAAAGCGATGGATGCCATCCTTGAAGCGCTCGGCAGGGGGATCTGACCAGGGCACAGCCGCCTCTTTCCGCACTGCCGCCTGCTCAGTCTCAGCGGGCCTTAAGCTGCGGGCCCACTCGCTCCATAACCCACGAGGCGATTCTTCTGTTGATGCCGGGGCCATAGTGGGTGCCGTCGTAGCCCGTGTCAAACTGGCTTTCCTCCAGTCCGGCAAAGGGCTTCATGAGATCGACGGCCGGGAAAGGGCATTTCTCCAGGGAGGCCGCCATGCGATCCCACTGAGCTTTGAAGGCGGTGTCGGTCTTATACCTCTTCACGTTGTCTCTTGTGGGGAGCACGAAAAGGAAAAACTCTGCGCCCTGCTCCCCGGCTTCGCGGGCCATTGCCTCGAAGATGGCCCTTGAGACCTCCATGGCCTCGGAGCCTTCATCCATGAGATGTTCCCTTATCCTGTGCTCCTCGTTGGTATACCGGACACGGGCCCATATCTTGTAGGTGATGAGCTCTCCTATGAGGGGCGGGCACTCGTACTTTGAGAGGATATAGAAGCTGTCGTATTTCCTGAGGTGCTCCCTGAGCCTGGGGCTGATGCGGGAGCTTGAATTCTCCCGGTAAAACTCCTCAGAGCTCCTGTACGGGCTTTTCACCAGCTCAAGGGCGCCTTTCTTCATGATGAAGCGGGGGATGAGCGTGCCTGTCCTCCATCCCATGAAATTCCTGCACACGTTCACATCGCGCTCAAGGTCGGCGCCGGGGACAAACATGAGGATCATGCCGTCGTGGAATGCCTTCCCTTTCAGAAGCCCGTAGCGGAGGAGGCACTGGCCCATGCTGTAGCCGTCAGTGCCGAAATTGACGGCCTCGAGGTCTTTTTTTGATTTTTCAAGGAAATGAGGCCATGTCTCATCATTTTTCAGCCTGCTGCAGTTGGTGAAGGAGTCTCCAAAAACCAGGATCCTCGTGACGCCGGGGGGCTTCGCGAACGACACTTCGCCTGTCCTGCGGGCACCCAGGCTGTTTGACTGCCACCAGCCCCTGGTGGATCTTTTCCCCTCCCGGGGGGCATATCCCAGAACCTCGTCCTCCCTGGTGATGCCCCACAGGTCATCATTGGCGGGCTCCCCCGGAGAGACTTCCTGAGGAGCTAGCGGGGCCGGGGATGCGGCAGCAGGTGAGGTTGGCGAGGCAGATGGTGAAGGATTCGCTGCACTTTCAGGTGAGGGAGACGCGGCAGGCGAGCTGCTTTTGAGGGTATCCAGCGCAGGCTCGTCGCCGGGAATCACCTTCAGGGGAGGGAGCTCAATGCCGAAGAACCTCCCGCAGGAAAGCGGCGAAGGGGTGACCATGAGCCTCAGGAGGATCTCGACGACAATAAAAAAGAGAAAAAGAGTCATCAAGGCAAAGAAGACCTTCCTTGCCCCGCTTTTCCTTCCGTCACCGGTGCTCTTCCTGGCGCCCATGGTGCTCAAGTATTCCATGTGCCCCGGCAAGTTCCTCCCGCGGCCGGGAAGCCCTGGTAACTTGCCAGTATAGGGAGGCCAGGACTGGCTATAGGCGATTTCCTAGTAGCCTTGACGCCATTTTTATAGACAAGGAAGGGATCGCGGTCAGAGGGGGAGCCGAACAAGATTGCAGAAAATGAATTCTCAAAGGGAAGCCTCAAGGAGCTTAACACTATTGTCTCCCAGTTATTCTTGAAGTGTTCTTCATCCAGAATGATATTGCAAATAATGCAATACTATGATACCATAATAATGGTGATGAATCCATGACGCTCTCAAGAAATAAAAAAGCAACTTTTATGCTCCCTGAAGGCCTGCTCGAAGAGATGCATGAAGTGGTAAATACCGGCCTGGCGCGCTCTGTGAGCTCTCTTGTAAGGCAGGCGCTGGAGCAAAGGCTTCGCCAGTTACGGGAAGAGCGGCTGCGGAAGGAATTTGAGCAGGCCGCGGGAGACAGTGAATTCATGAACGACCTTGAAGGGACGATGAGCGTATTTCAAGATGCTGACGGGGAGACCGCCCGCTTGATAAAAGAATGACACCCCGCAGGTGGGAAATATACCAGGCCGCGCTTGATCCGCACCAGGGATCCGAGCAGGGCGGCTCCCGTCCCGCAGTGGTGATTTCAAGGGATTCAATAAATTGTTCCCTGCCGGTGATTGCGGTGCTTCCCGTTACCTCCTATAAATCCCCTCGCAGAATATATTCCACTGAAGTGCTTATTCCGGGAGGAATGGCAGGGCTTCCCATGGATTCACTGATTCTTGCCCACCAGATAAGGACAATTGCCCGCTCCAGGCTGCTTAAGCTCTATGGAAAAATTGAAGATGAGGCAATACAGGAGAAGATAGAAGCTGCGGTGCGTATTTTTCTGGATCTTGAGAAGGAGAGCTGACCTCGCCTGCCCCTTATCCAGTGCTCACTCCACCGGCAGAGTGAGAATGAACTCCGCTCCCCTGCCCGGCCCGTCCGGTCAAGGGTTTTCGTGGAGCCCCGGCTGCGAGTGTCCGCTGCTTTTATACGTGGCATCATATCCCCCACCTCTCATCACATTTTAATCCGTGCTATCTGCCTCAATGGAGGCAGCTTTCTCCCTTCACATTAAATTTCGCCCCGCCGAATTTAACCCCGCCGCGTGATATGCTGTCACTAATATATCCCAGTATTGTGCCTGCATATTTTGTAGCTTTTCACAATCAGGCCACTCGATGAACCAATTTTTACAATTGTCCGCCGTTATAATTTCTCGGAGTGCATCGCAATGCTCTTGCCGGTTATCCGGAAAAGCATTATAATGAGAGTAGATTACGATTCATGCGGGGGCTATGAGTCCAACGGTCTTTCGTTACAAAGGGTACCGGTTTTTCTTCTTTTCCCGTGAAGAAGAGAGGATGCATATCCATGTTGAATCGGGGAAAGGCGAAGCGAAGTTCTGGATAAACCCCTCTGTATCGATGGCAAATAATTATGGATTCTCCGAAAAGGAGCTTCAGGAAATTGCAGCAATAATCAAGGAGAAGGAAGATGAAATCAGGGAAAGCTGGAAATCACACTTCTCAGATTGAAGTGCTTAATATCTCTCAGTTTGGCTTCTGGCTCTCTCTTGACGGAGATGAACACTTCCTGCCCTTTGATAAATTCCCATGGTTCAGGGAAGCAAGAATATCAGATATCATCAATGTTGAGCTTCTTCATCACAGCCACCTCTACTGGCCATCTCTCGATATAGATCTTGAGCTTGAATCCATTGTGCATCCGGAGAAATATCCTCTTGTCTACAGGGCGTAGCAATGTCTCATTTTCAGGCTTCGGCCCCCCGTCCTTATCTCATATATGAACTTCTATAATTTCACCGTAATTATGAGGTTTGGAATGATGGAACCCTGGAAAATTTACTCCACCGGCAGGGTGAGAATGAACTCCGCTCCCCTGCCCGGCCCTTCGCTCCTCGCCCTCACCGTGCCCCCGTGGGCCTCGATTATCTTCTTCACTATCGGGAGCCCGAAGCCGAACCTGCCGCTCCTCCATGTGGTGAAAGCATGATCGAAGATCCTTTCCAGATTCTCAGGTGCAAGGCCCAGGCCGTCGTCTTTGAATATAAGCTCCACAAAGCCCTTTTTCTTCAATGCGCTCAGCGTGATCACAAGCTTTTTCCCGGCGGCGGCCTGCGACTGCAGTGAATTGGTAACCAGGTTCACCAGCACAAGCTCCATTCCCATGGGATCGCAGAGGATCGCAGGGACAGGGGGCCTGATAATGAGCCCTGCATTTGTGTCAGGGCTCCTGTGAAGGACATCTGACGCCTGGAGCTTCACACGCGCATGGCATCCATAAGAAGGCGATGGCTTCCGGTAAAACCAGCGACTTTCCCAAAATGTAACAAAATGGCAATTATTTTTTTCCCGGCCCTGTGCTATAATCAAAATGGCGAACTGTCAGAAAAGGAGCGATGACAATGGACAACATCACACCACGGATCTCCGGCAATATCCCTTCTCCCCTCGGCGGTGCGGGAACTCCCCAGCCTCCCGCGGAGCTTCGCCAGGAAAGCCCAGGCATCCCCACCGAGGATACCTTCGAGCGCAAGGGAACCTCATCTGAAAAGCCTGAAAAGAAGGTAAAAAAAGAGGACCTCCCCGCGGGAAAGACCACTGCGAAAGAGGGCGACAAGCTCAAGGAATACACCATTCTTGCCTATATGGACGGCAGCAACAACCTTGAGGAGGCCATCCTCGACGACGTGAAAGAGATGGAGAGCGTCGCCCCCGAGAACATGAACGTGGTGGTGCAGTTCTCGCGCTACCAGAACAAGCCCATGACCGTGATGTTCCTTTCTGAATCGCTGTCGAAGGCCTTCCAGAGCAGGGAGTTCAAGGGAGTGCTCAAGGAGCTCATCGGTGACAAGGATATCGTGGAGCGTTACGGCGAGCTTCTGAAGGATCCCTACACGTGCAATTCCATCTCTTCGGTCCTCCTCAGGAGGAATCCCGATCTCTCGGACAAGCTTGACAGGCTCGTGGACCAGACGCTCAAGGATACCTCAAACAGCAGCAGGACCCTCAAGGAGGTCATCAACGAGACGGCAGGGCAGATACTTGGCCAGATCATTGTCCAGGAGCAGGTAAGGGCCGAGGTGATGGCCCAGATGGCCGAAGAGGAAGGCGAGATTGTCTTTGAGCCCCAGAAGCCCGCTGCAGGACCGGCATCTTCACTGAGCAGCGCACCTTCGCTCATCGATATCATGGGTGATTCTCTGCAGGCCAGGGACGAGCCCCTCATCAACCAGATTGCCCGCGCTGCAGGGAGCTTCATCAAAAGCTCACAGGATACCTCCAGTGAAGGAGCCAAGGTCCTCTCCGCATCGGGTACTCCCGTGGCAGAAGCCCTCGATGCAGGGAGAAACAGCATCATCTTTGTGGAATCAATGCCCGGCTCGGGAAAATTTGACCAGGGAGACTACAGCCCCATCCTCTCGCAGGTTGACGACGTTGAGGTGAACAAGGAGCCTCAGTGGCGGGGCGTGAGAAGGTTTGAAATCTCAAAAGATGACGACCAGAAAAGAATCAATTCAAAACAGCTCAAAGATATGGGCATGAGAGACATGTCCAAGGTGAAGACTCTCTCGGATTTCATTGCCTGGGGCATGAAGAACTACCCGGCAAAGCATTACATCGTGCTGATGAGCGATCATGGCGCCGGCTTCCTTGGCGCCGAAGAGGACCGGGGCAACATGCTCTCCCTCCCCAACATCCGTGAAGCCTTTGAGAAAGCCCATGAAAAGACCGGCATCAAGCCTGACATCATCGCCTTCGACGCCTGCCTGATGGCCCAGGCCGAAGTGGCTTACGAGCTCAAGGACCAGGCGAAGTACCTCATTGCCTCGGAAGAAATCGTGGGCGGAGACGGCTATCCCTACAGGACCATCTTCCCCGCAGTGGACAAGGCCCTCTCCGAGGGGAAGACCGATCCCAGGGATGTGGCCTCCATATTCATCGAGGAATCGGAAAAAGCAAACAAGAAGTCCACCTTCACCCTCTCAGCCATAGACCTGGAGGCGGCGAAAAAGGTTGTGAGCGCCGCCAATGACCTGGCGAAGGATATCCTCGAGGGCAAGGCGGACCTGGACGCCGTGAGGGAATCCTTCAAGGAAGTGCAGCACTACAACGTGAACAGGGACAAGATGAGACCATACAGCGATTTCAGGGACCTCGGAGACCTTGTGGACAAGCTTTCAAAAAACCCTGCCATCAAGAACAGGGACATAAAGAGAGATCTCAAGGAGCTCAAGGCCGCCGTCGAGCAGGCCGTGGTGAAGGAAGAGCACATGCAGGACGAGGACTACGAGGGCTCCCACGGCATCTCCATTTTCGCCCCGCGCCGCCAGAGCGGTGTGAGCGTGCCTCTGATGGAGGAATACGACAAGATCCTGATGTCCAAGCGCACGAAATGGAACGAGCTGGTGAAAGTGCTCACCGATTTTGAGGGTCTCAAGAAGCTGGAAGAGGAAGAAGGAGGGAAAGGACGGATCACCTTTATCCCCCTCCCGCAGAGACGCCCGTAAATTCAGCGCTCCAGGCGCCGTGGCTCACTCGCCGCGGCGCTTTTTCTTTTTCTTGGGCGGCTCAGGGGGAAGCTTGATTTTGTACACGGTGTAGGGCGTGGTGCGCAGGTCCTTGCCTTCGTTGAACCAGGGCATCAGATGAATCTGGGAGCAGGTGACGTAGAGGAAGCCGTCCTTTGAAACGGCATAACTGTCAGGCCACAGGAGCCTGCTGTCCTTGAGGAATATCTCGTAGCGCCCGTCGGGACCGTACCTGATGAGCTCCCTGTTCTCTATATCGCCCAGGTAAAGGTTTCCGGCCGGGTCGCAGATCATCCCGTCTGTCGTAGTGAGGGTCCCCAGCTTTTCTATTTTGTCTTCAAGCTTCTGCCCCTTCTTCCACTTGCGGGTGTGAAGGGCCGCCGTCTCAATCCGGTAGAGCTTGTTGTCGGTGAGAGGCTTGAAATAGAGATATTTGTTATCCGGTGTAAGGGCAATCCCGTCTGAGTTGATCTTGAGCGGGCCTTTCTCATTTTTTATCTCCACCCCGTTCACTCGGAATGCATAGGCAGGGTCCGAGAGCAGCGCGGCATTCTTGTAAAAGACTCTCCTGGCCTTCCCGTCTCCGAGCGAGAGGATTACAAGGGCGCCGTTTCCCGAGTCGGTGAGGTAGGCGCATTTTCTTTTCGTGTCAATTCTCACGTCATTCAGGTAGCTTGTCTTGTCGGCTATGGCGGGCTCAAAGGGATACACCCGCTCCACCGAGTTGGTCTTCAGGTTTATCTTCACGAGCTTTGCGGCGCCATCCACCACCTCTCCAAGCTCGGGAGCCGCCGGGTCCACGACCCAGAGGTTCTCCTCGCTGTCAGCGAATAGGGCCTGGGCGCATACAAAAGCCCCCTTCCCCGGCTCCCCCTTCTTCCAGGAGTTCCACTTTTCATCAGGGAAGGCTTTTACTTTCCCGCCGGGAAGGACCTCGACGACAGAGTACTTATGCTCGGGAAGCCAGCGGGGGTAGCAGAGAAAGAGCCTCCCTGCAGGCGATACTGCTATGCCGGTGAACTGGTGATCATTGTCCTGAAAGACCGTCACGAGGGGATCAGCCCCCTCGGCGGCGGAGAGCGGGCCGCAGGCTGCAAGAGCTGCTATGATTAAAAATGTCAGGATGGTGCTGGTATAACGGCGCATAAGGAAGCCTCCTTCATTTCGGTGGTTTTCGCCAAGCGGCAGGGCATCACGGCACTGCTGCCTCTTCAAGGGAAGTATTCGACAGGGGGCGACCTCCATTCCTATGAAAAGGGGGCCGCTTTTGCGGAAGAGAAAAATCCGTTTTTTACACCGTGTATTCCCGCTCTATCACCTTGGTGATGCAGTTTATGGCGCCTTTAAGGGAGCTTATCTTGGTCATGTCGATGGGGATGGGCTCGTAGCCGTAATGGCGGTACACGTCCTGGGCCGCCCCGTCAAGCTCCGGGAGGCCGAAGGAGGGGATGAATATCCTGTCGCCGTCAATGACGCCGTTATTGTACGTTATCCAGGGGACATCGTTGAGATCTGAGCTCCCGAGGTAAGGGACGCGCTCCACCTTGTAGCCGTCCTTCTCCAGGCCTTTTCCGATGGCTTCGAGGCTCTTCTGGAGCTTTTTATCACCTTCCAGCTCCTTCATGAGCCTGTCGAGAGGGTTCCTGTCCGTAAGTCCGATTTTCTCGAGGAACCGGGGGAAGAGCTTCTCCAGGAACTTGGTGAGAAAGTCGGTGCCCCACCCGAGCTTGGTGAGGAGGTCGCGGCCGTATTTTCGGAACTTCACGGGGTCCTTTGTCTTGATATCCTTGAGAATATCGAGGGCCATCCCGGGATCGCCCAGCGTGACGACGGGCTTCCCCGAATCGGGGTCGCGCTTGCCCAGGGGCGTCATGGTCATATCTATATGAAAGGAGGGCTGCTTTCCCTTGTACCCTATGATGACGACCTTCTGACGGGGGAAGGTGCGGTCAAGCATCAGCTTCGCCAGGTCGGCCTTCTCCATGGTGGCGGCATTTTTTATCTTGAGATCGGATGCGATGGTCTCGTATTTTTCCGGGCATTTCTTCATGTTCTCGACCATGAAGGCGATGGCGTCGGAGCCAATAAAGAGGGCGTCCCTCGTGGCAAGCTGGTTCCCCCCGTCAACCTGGCGGCCCTCCATGCGCTCGTACTGAACTTCGGGGTTATTCTTCGCGATGAGCTCCGGCACCATCATGTCGCCCCAGCCGGGGAACCACTCCCTGTCCTGGCGGATCACCTTGTTTCCCACGACAAGCGTCGAGTCCTGGGCCCATATGGAGAGGGTCTGCTCGGAGTTTATCACCTGGGCGCGCTCAGGGTTCACTATCTCTCCCTTGTCGGCCCACTCCTGGATTCTCTCCTTCACATCGTCTACATCGACGGAATGATGGGTAAGGACGGTGAACTTCGCCGAGGGCATGGCGCTCATGAAAGTCTTCATGGCTTCAAAGTAAGCCTTGCTGTCGTGTCCTGAGTAGGTGAGGCACATATGCTTGATGGTCCCCTCGTTGGCGGGGATCATGTAGCCTTCCATATCGAGGCTGCTCTTCGTGGTGTAACGGGCCGTCACGCTGTCAACGGAGGATTTCATTGCCGCGAGTTCAGGCGAATTTTCTTCAAGCTTCCGTGGTGATTTTAGAGGCTTCTTAGGTGAAATCCCCGGTAGTGAAGCGGAAGAGAGCTCAAGAGCATCTTGAGGGGGAGGAGGCACGGGAAGCTCCTTTACTCCCTGGAAGAGGGCTCCACCGCTCAATGGCTTGCCGGGCGGGGTGCCTGTAAGACTCCTGTCACCTATCTGCATATGCCTCACTCTTTTCTGAAAAAGTCACTCAAGAGTACGGAATACCCTTTCTCTCATTGTATACCCGGCAGGCCTGCGAGACAAGAGATTTCGCGTTAGCATTTTGTTAACCTTTGGTAGGAATGACTTAAAAGAAAGCCTGCCTCCACTGTCCACAGCCTGGTGTACTGGGTGTTCTCTCAGATGGAAGCGGCAGGAGAGGAGTCGCAATCCCCTTCACATCGGGGCTGTCATTCCTTCCATATAATATACTGCTTCACTCCATCACTGCCCACGTGGAGCGGCCTGTCCCGGGAAAGCCGATGAGCCTCTGGATCAACCTGAACCCCTGCAGAAAATATTTTTCTGCCCCTTTCCGCCGGACCATCCGCCACGCACCGCCGCAGAGGGCCATTTCTCTGCGATGGCAGGGCTTTCAGAGGTTCTGGCAAGAAAAATCGCCGAAGGAGCTTTTCAGGCTCTTCAGGCACCATTCACTGATGGCATTGAATGTCAATAACGACAAGCATTTCTGCAGATGACCATTTTGACATGACCTGATTATTTTTGTATAATATCAATAGAGATACAAAAGTATCTGCTCTCTCTGCAAAAAATTGTGAAAGGAGGATTATCGTGCATACCGGTGAGATCCGCGAGTATCCCGGCTACGAGGCCGTCATGGAGGGCGGGCAGGTTTTCAAAGCTGTCCCCGGCCTCCCGCTGGTCACGTACGGCGCCGACGAGGTGCTCTCGCGGTCGAACTGCCGCCATATATTCCGCGATCTCACCGCCGAGGTCCTGGACTGGAACCTCTGGTGCCTCTCCCAGGCGGGGGTGAAGCTTGACCTTCTGATCGGGGAAACGCTTCTCTCCATGAACGGGAAGCTCGAGAGGCTCGGCTACGTGAGGACTTCCGACTTTGTGCGCGAAGAGCTGGGGATTTCCTCCAGGAGCGGCTACGAGCTGATGCGGAACGCCAATGAGCTTCAGAACCTCCCCCTCATCAGGGAAGCCATTGAGAGCGGGCAGCTCCGCAAGAGCGCGCTGCGGTATCTTTTCCAGGTCGTGACGCCTGAGACTGAGGCGGAGTGGCTTTCCAGGGCCATGAGCCTCACGGTGAGAGAAATTGAAGAGGAGGTGAAGATATTTAAATCTGGAGCCGGAGAGGCCGGCACAGATGCTTCGGAGGATACTGAAGGCGACCCCGGGGGGAGCGGTATCAACGCATTCGTCGCCGGGGATGACGATGAAGAGGACACGGGGAGCCTCGCAGTGAACGTGAGGGTTCCTTTTTCTGTTGCCGCGAAGTGGGACAGGGCCCTTGAGGTCTTCCAAAAGTGTGAGGAGGCAGACCTCCCTTCGGAGTCGTTCGTGGAGGCCCTTCTTGCGGAGTTCGTCGCTTCGGCGCCGCTCGAGGGGATCGGGGAACTGGCCACAATGGTGGAGGCAACCGAGGATTCTGGGACAGGGAACCCTGGGGCACCT comes from the Candidatus Eremiobacterota bacterium genome and includes:
- a CDS encoding DUF4160 domain-containing protein — protein: MHIHVESGKGEAKFWINPSVSMANNYGFSEKELQEIAAIIKEKEDEIRESWKSHFSD
- a CDS encoding NAD-dependent protein deacylase, with product MDTLRKASELIGRSRRICAFTGAGVSTESGIPDFRSSGGVFESLRKRYPFPPEEILSRDFFLKKPELFFEVYRKTLVYRGAKPNRCHTALAELENRGKLAGIVTQNIDNLHQEGGSHAVIELHGNANENQCTGCGKKFTLDYMADHPEVIPRCDGCRAIVRPLVVLYGECLEHENLVSAKRLIRSSDTLLIIGTSLVVYPAAALLSEFHGASMIIINKAETICDEAADVVIRESASKAMDAILEALGRGI
- a CDS encoding type II toxin-antitoxin system PemK/MazF family toxin → MTPRRWEIYQAALDPHQGSEQGGSRPAVVISRDSINCSLPVIAVLPVTSYKSPRRIYSTEVLIPGGMAGLPMDSLILAHQIRTIARSRLLKLYGKIEDEAIQEKIEAAVRIFLDLEKES
- a CDS encoding DUF2442 domain-containing protein, encoding MKSGKAGNHTSQIEVLNISQFGFWLSLDGDEHFLPFDKFPWFREARISDIINVELLHHSHLYWPSLDIDLELESIVHPEKYPLVYRA
- a CDS encoding L-dopachrome tautomerase-related protein; translation: MRRYTSTILTFLIIAALAACGPLSAAEGADPLVTVFQDNDHQFTGIAVSPAGRLFLCYPRWLPEHKYSVVEVLPGGKVKAFPDEKWNSWKKGEPGKGAFVCAQALFADSEENLWVVDPAAPELGEVVDGAAKLVKINLKTNSVERVYPFEPAIADKTSYLNDVRIDTKRKCAYLTDSGNGALVILSLGDGKARRVFYKNAALLSDPAYAFRVNGVEIKNEKGPLKINSDGIALTPDNKYLYFKPLTDNKLYRIETAALHTRKWKKGQKLEDKIEKLGTLTTTDGMICDPAGNLYLGDIENRELIRYGPDGRYEIFLKDSRLLWPDSYAVSKDGFLYVTCSQIHLMPWFNEGKDLRTTPYTVYKIKLPPEPPKKKKKRRGE
- a CDS encoding clostripain-related cysteine peptidase — translated: MDNITPRISGNIPSPLGGAGTPQPPAELRQESPGIPTEDTFERKGTSSEKPEKKVKKEDLPAGKTTAKEGDKLKEYTILAYMDGSNNLEEAILDDVKEMESVAPENMNVVVQFSRYQNKPMTVMFLSESLSKAFQSREFKGVLKELIGDKDIVERYGELLKDPYTCNSISSVLLRRNPDLSDKLDRLVDQTLKDTSNSSRTLKEVINETAGQILGQIIVQEQVRAEVMAQMAEEEGEIVFEPQKPAAGPASSLSSAPSLIDIMGDSLQARDEPLINQIARAAGSFIKSSQDTSSEGAKVLSASGTPVAEALDAGRNSIIFVESMPGSGKFDQGDYSPILSQVDDVEVNKEPQWRGVRRFEISKDDDQKRINSKQLKDMGMRDMSKVKTLSDFIAWGMKNYPAKHYIVLMSDHGAGFLGAEEDRGNMLSLPNIREAFEKAHEKTGIKPDIIAFDACLMAQAEVAYELKDQAKYLIASEEIVGGDGYPYRTIFPAVDKALSEGKTDPRDVASIFIEESEKANKKSTFTLSAIDLEAAKKVVSAANDLAKDILEGKADLDAVRESFKEVQHYNVNRDKMRPYSDFRDLGDLVDKLSKNPAIKNRDIKRDLKELKAAVEQAVVKEEHMQDEDYEGSHGISIFAPRRQSGVSVPLMEEYDKILMSKRTKWNELVKVLTDFEGLKKLEEEEGGKGRITFIPLPQRRP
- a CDS encoding ATP-binding protein, which translates into the protein MKLQASDVLHRSPDTNAGLIIRPPVPAILCDPMGMELVLVNLVTNSLQSQAAAGKKLVITLSALKKKGFVELIFKDDGLGLAPENLERIFDHAFTTWRSGRFGFGLPIVKKIIEAHGGTVRARSEGPGRGAEFILTLPVE